Proteins from a genomic interval of Enterococcus faecium:
- a CDS encoding S-ribosylhomocysteine lyase produces the protein MRMNVESFNLDHTKVKAPYVRVADRKTGAHGDVIIKYDVRFKQPNKEHMDMPSLHSLEHLTAELIRNHADYIVDWSPMGCQTGFYLTVLNHESYEDILDVLEATMKDVLEATEVPASNETQCGWAASHTLEGAQALAREFLAKRDEWSEVEA, from the coding sequence ATGAGAATGAATGTCGAAAGTTTTAATCTTGACCATACAAAAGTCAAAGCACCTTATGTACGTGTAGCTGATCGAAAAACGGGTGCGCATGGCGATGTCATCATTAAATACGACGTCCGCTTTAAACAACCAAATAAAGAACACATGGACATGCCAAGTCTACATTCACTTGAGCACTTGACTGCCGAACTAATCCGCAATCACGCAGATTACATCGTAGACTGGTCTCCAATGGGATGCCAAACAGGCTTTTACTTGACTGTATTGAATCATGAAAGCTACGAAGACATTTTAGATGTTCTTGAAGCAACAATGAAAGATGTTCTTGAAGCTACTGAAGTACCTGCAAGCAATGAAACACAATGTGGCTGGGCTGCCAGCCATACACTAGAAGGTGCACAAGCTTTGGCTCGTGAATTTTTAGCAAAACGCGATGAATGGTCTGAAGTAGAAGCATAG
- a CDS encoding glutathione peroxidase codes for MSIYNFETTLEDGTVYSLKKYAGKPIIIVNTATKCGLAPQFKQLEELYQAYQTQGLVILGFPSNQFKQELDSATEAAEACKTTYGVTFPMHQLIDVNGENTDPLFTYLKNEAPGTVTKAIKWNFTKFLIDRNGKVIERFAPQTSPLKMTAAIESVL; via the coding sequence ATGTCTATTTATAATTTTGAAACTACTTTAGAAGACGGCACTGTCTATTCATTGAAAAAATATGCAGGCAAACCGATAATCATTGTTAACACTGCAACAAAATGCGGTCTAGCACCTCAATTTAAACAATTAGAAGAACTTTACCAAGCTTATCAGACACAAGGTCTGGTTATCTTAGGCTTTCCTTCCAATCAATTTAAACAAGAGCTAGATTCAGCGACTGAAGCAGCAGAAGCTTGTAAAACCACTTATGGCGTTACCTTCCCTATGCATCAATTGATTGACGTAAATGGAGAAAATACAGATCCTCTTTTTACTTATCTTAAAAATGAAGCTCCTGGTACTGTCACTAAAGCAATAAAATGGAATTTTACTAAATTTTTGATTGATAGAAATGGCAAAGTAATCGAACGATTTGCACCACAAACTTCTCCATTGAAAATGACCGCTGCAATTGAATCCGTTCTTTAA
- a CDS encoding cystathionine gamma-synthase translates to MHIQTKLIHGGISEDPTTGAVSVPIYQTSTYRQDGVGQPKQYEYSRSGNPTRFALEELIADLEGGVRGFAFSSGLSGIHAVFSLFQAGDHILLGDDVYGGTFRLFDKVLTKNGLEYTIIDTSNLDKIEQSIKPNTKALYLETPSNPLLKITDLEKSATLAHQHGLIVIADNTFATPYFQRPLDLGSDIVVHSGTKYLGGHSDVVAGLVTSNHKDLADQIGFYQNAIGAVLGPQDSWLLQRGIKTLSVRMEEHQKNAFVVADFLFSHPAVEKVYYPGLPDHELHGVAKQQMSGFSGMISFTLKNEESAIPFVESLQLFTLAESLGGVESLVEIPSVMTHASIPKEKREEAGIKDGLIRLSVGIEYGQDLINDLAQAFDRIKN, encoded by the coding sequence ATGCACATTCAAACAAAATTGATCCACGGAGGCATCAGTGAAGATCCCACAACAGGAGCTGTCAGTGTACCTATTTATCAAACATCCACTTATCGGCAAGATGGCGTCGGCCAGCCTAAACAATATGAATATTCAAGATCTGGTAATCCTACTCGTTTTGCATTGGAAGAACTGATTGCTGATTTGGAAGGCGGTGTTCGAGGATTCGCTTTTTCTTCTGGTCTTTCTGGGATTCATGCCGTTTTTTCTCTTTTTCAAGCTGGCGATCATATCTTATTAGGAGATGATGTCTATGGAGGAACATTCCGTCTATTTGACAAAGTTCTTACTAAAAATGGTCTCGAGTACACGATCATAGATACGAGTAATCTTGATAAAATAGAACAATCCATCAAACCCAATACAAAAGCACTTTATCTTGAAACACCTAGCAATCCGCTTCTAAAGATTACTGATTTAGAAAAAAGTGCCACTCTGGCTCATCAACATGGATTGATAGTTATTGCTGACAATACATTTGCTACTCCTTATTTTCAAAGACCTTTAGATCTCGGTTCTGATATCGTTGTCCATAGCGGTACCAAATATCTAGGCGGACACAGCGATGTAGTAGCTGGTTTAGTGACTTCTAACCATAAAGATCTAGCCGATCAGATCGGATTTTACCAAAATGCTATCGGAGCCGTACTTGGTCCCCAAGATAGCTGGTTACTTCAGCGCGGAATCAAGACACTAAGTGTTCGTATGGAGGAACATCAAAAAAATGCTTTTGTGGTAGCTGATTTTCTATTTTCTCATCCAGCAGTAGAAAAGGTCTACTATCCAGGATTACCCGATCATGAACTCCATGGAGTTGCTAAGCAGCAGATGAGCGGCTTTAGCGGAATGATTTCTTTTACTTTAAAAAATGAAGAATCTGCTATTCCATTTGTTGAATCACTCCAACTATTTACTTTAGCAGAAAGTTTAGGTGGCGTAGAAAGTTTAGTGGAAATTCCTTCTGTCATGACTCATGCGTCTATTCCAAAAGAAAAACGAGAAGAGGCTGGCATAAAGGACGGCTTGATCCGTCTTTCTGTAGGAATTGAGTATGGTCAGGATCTCATAAACGATTTAGCTCAGGCATTTGACAGAATCAAGAACTAG
- a CDS encoding PLP-dependent cysteine synthase family protein translates to MIISTITEAIGSTPLYRFDNQHYSMPKGSAIYAKLEYLNPGGSIKDRLGSYLIKEGFAQGKINEKTTIIEPTAGNTGIGIALAALTYKLRTVFVVPEKFSLEKQQLMKALGAKIIHSPSEQGIIGAISKSKKLAEEISNSYLPLQFENKDNPAAYYHTLGPEIFHEIKENIHSFVAGIGSGGTFAGTSTFLKEKYPDIRIIGVEPEGSVLNGGDPAPHEIEGIGVEFIPPFLSPLSINQIETISDVEGFNYTRQLAREQGLLVGSSSGAAFAAALREIRRLPPGHRVVTIFPDAADRYLSKNIYL, encoded by the coding sequence ATGATTATCTCGACAATTACAGAAGCTATTGGTTCCACACCGCTTTATCGCTTTGACAATCAGCACTATTCTATGCCTAAAGGTTCTGCTATTTATGCAAAACTAGAATATTTAAATCCTGGAGGAAGTATCAAAGATAGATTGGGCAGTTATTTGATCAAAGAAGGATTTGCCCAAGGAAAAATCAATGAAAAAACGACGATCATCGAACCAACTGCCGGAAATACAGGAATTGGGATCGCTCTGGCCGCACTCACATACAAATTAAGAACGGTTTTTGTTGTTCCAGAGAAGTTTAGCTTAGAAAAACAACAATTGATGAAAGCATTGGGAGCAAAGATCATCCATTCTCCTAGTGAGCAAGGAATCATCGGTGCCATCAGCAAAAGTAAAAAACTTGCAGAGGAGATATCAAACAGCTATCTGCCTCTTCAATTTGAAAATAAAGATAATCCTGCTGCTTACTATCATACGTTAGGGCCAGAAATCTTTCATGAAATCAAAGAAAATATCCATAGTTTTGTAGCAGGAATTGGGAGTGGTGGAACCTTTGCTGGAACTTCTACCTTTTTGAAAGAAAAATATCCCGACATTCGAATAATCGGTGTAGAACCAGAGGGCTCTGTGTTAAATGGTGGTGATCCAGCCCCTCACGAAATTGAGGGTATCGGTGTAGAATTCATTCCGCCGTTTCTTTCTCCCCTTTCAATCAATCAGATCGAGACAATCTCTGATGTAGAAGGGTTTAACTATACTAGGCAGTTAGCACGAGAACAAGGACTATTAGTTGGAAGTTCGAGTGGTGCGGCTTTTGCAGCAGCATTAAGAGAAATTCGTCGTTTACCACCTGGTCATCGTGTCGTTACGATTTTTCCAGACGCAGCAGACCGCTATTTATCAAAAAACATTTACTTATAG